A genomic window from Purpureocillium takamizusanense chromosome 2, complete sequence includes:
- a CDS encoding uncharacterized protein (TransMembrane:1 (i64-82o)~EggNog:ENOG503NVI9~BUSCO:EOG09261JCQ~COG:S), which yields MNPLVASRIATRVGAPRSWTCSTCRSQLAFAPPATRLGVDARRFATGGGSSSGSNGRKGRSRRVLLLASTGAAGVASTALAFTDDIKTSYEAAERTGRVVAALAICINDYRTTLNAKATMTDETEQNNVLTACHKRCAERTLKVLEKNGGIFIKLGQHLSAMNYLLPPEWTTTFIPLQDKCPVSSFESIQEMFLKDTDEDLWHYFSDFSPEPIGAASLAQVHLATIKDTGRKVAVKVQHPELQAWAPLDLALTRITFSTLKRFFPEYDLEWLSSEMEVSLPKELDFQEEAENAKRMKAYFAKVPELPLVVPEVIWAKKRIIVMACESGSRPDDLEYLDRNGIDRDEVSAVLARVFNEMIFGDGAPLHCDPHGGNIAIRKNTARRNLGRGPNFDVILYDHGLYRDIPLPLRRSYAKMWLAVIDGDMDRMKKYSKEVANISDHDFPLFASAITGRDYSVVSREGSILKTRSADEEQNMSGALQEGLIVDLVQMLSRVPRIILLILKTNDLTRSLDENLQTRQGPIRSFMILARYCTRTVFHEQLEEIRAKGSLLWPPNAVRVFAAWLGYLRVEVKLEAFELWLGVKRVLGVRSAQFSSTSPLQQ from the exons ATGAATCCTCTGGTCGCCTCCCGCATCGCGACCCGCGTTGGGGCGCCTCGATCGTGGACATGCTCGACTTGTCGCAGCCAATTGGCTTTTGCCCCGCCGGCAAcgcgcctcggcgtcgatgcaAGAAGATTTGCGACGGGCGGTGGCAGCTCCTCCGGCAGTAACGGTCGCAAGGGCCGTTCCAGGAGAGTCCTCCTGCTCGCCTCaacgggcgccgccggtgtcgCAAGtaccgccctcgccttcaCCGACGATATCAAGACGAGctacgaggcggccgagaggACAGGCCGGGTCGTTGCTGCTTTGGCAATTTGTATCAATGA CTACCGTACTACTTTGAATGCCAAGGCTACCATGACCGACGAGACCGAGCAAAACAACGTACTCACTGCCTGCCACAAGCGGTGCGCCGAGCGAACACTCAAGGTGTTGGAGAAGAATGGTGGCATTTTCATCAAACTCGGACAGCACTTG AGCGCTATGAACTACCTCTTGCCCCCAGAATGGACGACTACATTCATACCACTTCAGGACAAATgccccgtctcgtcgttcGAGTCGATCCAGGAAATGTTTCTAAAGGAcaccgacgaggacctgTGGCATTACTTCTCCGACTTCTCTCCCGAGCCCATCGGCGCTGCATCGCTAGCGCAGGTCCATCTGGCGACGATCAAGGACACTGGCCGCAAGGTTGCCGTCAAGGTGCAGCATCCGGAGTTACAGGCCTGGGCACCTCTCGACCTGGCATTGACACGAATCACCTTCTCGACACTGAAGCGCTTCTTTCCTGAATACGACCTTGAATGGTTGTCATCGGAGATGGAGGTGTCGTTGCCAAAGGAACTCGATTTTCAAGAGGAGGCAGAAAATGCCAAGCGAATGAAGGCATATTTCGCAAAAGTCCCTGAGTTGCCTCTGGTCGTTCCCGAAGTCATCTGGGCCAAGAagcgcatcatcgtcatggcATGCGAGTCGGGGAGTCGACCAGACGATTTGGAGTACCTCGATCGAAACGGAATAGATCGCGATGAGGTCTCTGCCGTGCTCGCCCGTGTGTTCAACGAAATGATTTTCGGTGATGGCGCCCCGTTGCACTGCGATCCGCACGGAGGAAACATCGCGATCCGCAAGAATACCGCTAGACGAAACCTGGGGCGCGGTCCGAACTTTGACGTCATTCTTTACGACCACGGCCTATACCGCGACATCCCGTTGCCCTTGAGACGGTCGTACGCCAAGATGTGGCTCGCCGTCATtgacggcgacatggacCGCATGAAGAAGTACTCCAAGGAGGTGGCCAACATCAGCGACCATGATTTCCCGCTTTTCGCGTCCGCCATCACCGGCCGCGACTATAGCGTCGTCAGTCGCGAAGGGTCCATTCTCAAGACGcgctccgccgacgaggagcaaaACATGTCGGGCGCACTACAAGAGGGCCTCATCGTGGACCTCGTGCAGATGCTCAGCCGCGTCCCGCGCATCATCCTGCTCATCCTCAAGACAAACGACCTCacgcgcagcctcgacgagaaCCTGCAGACGCGGCAGGGCCCGATCCGCAGCTTCATGATCCTCGCGCGGTACTGCACGCGGACCGTCTTCCACGAGCAGCTCGAAGAGATCCGGGCCAAGGGCTCCCTTCTGTGGCCGCCCAATGCGGTGAGGGTATTTGCCGCGTGGTTGGGGTACCTGCGCGTCGAGGTCAAGCTCGAGGCGTTTGAGCTGTGGCTCGGCGTGAAGCGGGTGCTTGGGGTGAGGAGCGCGCAGTTTAGCAGCACGAGTCCGCTGCAGCAATGA
- a CDS encoding uncharacterized protein (BUSCO:EOG09261JCQ~EggNog:ENOG503NVI9~COG:S), with translation MQSAMNYLLPPEWTTTFIPLQDKCPVSSFESIQEMFLKDTDEDLWHYFSDFSPEPIGAASLAQVHLATIKDTGRKVAVKVQHPELQAWAPLDLALTRITFSTLKRFFPEYDLEWLSSEMEVSLPKELDFQEEAENAKRMKAYFAKVPELPLVVPEVIWAKKRIIVMACESGSRPDDLEYLDRNGIDRDEVSAVLARVFNEMIFGDGAPLHCDPHGGNIAIRKNTARRNLGRGPNFDVILYDHGLYRDIPLPLRRSYAKMWLAVIDGDMDRMKKYSKEVANISDHDFPLFASAITGRDYSVVSREGSILKTRSADEEQNMSGALQEGLIVDLVQMLSRVPRIILLILKTNDLTRSLDENLQTRQGPIRSFMILARYCTRTVFHEQLEEIRAKGSLLWPPNAVRVFAAWLGYLRVEVKLEAFELWLGVKRVLGVRSAQFSSTSPLQQ, from the coding sequence ATGCAGAGCGCTATGAACTACCTCTTGCCCCCAGAATGGACGACTACATTCATACCACTTCAGGACAAATgccccgtctcgtcgttcGAGTCGATCCAGGAAATGTTTCTAAAGGAcaccgacgaggacctgTGGCATTACTTCTCCGACTTCTCTCCCGAGCCCATCGGCGCTGCATCGCTAGCGCAGGTCCATCTGGCGACGATCAAGGACACTGGCCGCAAGGTTGCCGTCAAGGTGCAGCATCCGGAGTTACAGGCCTGGGCACCTCTCGACCTGGCATTGACACGAATCACCTTCTCGACACTGAAGCGCTTCTTTCCTGAATACGACCTTGAATGGTTGTCATCGGAGATGGAGGTGTCGTTGCCAAAGGAACTCGATTTTCAAGAGGAGGCAGAAAATGCCAAGCGAATGAAGGCATATTTCGCAAAAGTCCCTGAGTTGCCTCTGGTCGTTCCCGAAGTCATCTGGGCCAAGAagcgcatcatcgtcatggcATGCGAGTCGGGGAGTCGACCAGACGATTTGGAGTACCTCGATCGAAACGGAATAGATCGCGATGAGGTCTCTGCCGTGCTCGCCCGTGTGTTCAACGAAATGATTTTCGGTGATGGCGCCCCGTTGCACTGCGATCCGCACGGAGGAAACATCGCGATCCGCAAGAATACCGCTAGACGAAACCTGGGGCGCGGTCCGAACTTTGACGTCATTCTTTACGACCACGGCCTATACCGCGACATCCCGTTGCCCTTGAGACGGTCGTACGCCAAGATGTGGCTCGCCGTCATtgacggcgacatggacCGCATGAAGAAGTACTCCAAGGAGGTGGCCAACATCAGCGACCATGATTTCCCGCTTTTCGCGTCCGCCATCACCGGCCGCGACTATAGCGTCGTCAGTCGCGAAGGGTCCATTCTCAAGACGcgctccgccgacgaggagcaaaACATGTCGGGCGCACTACAAGAGGGCCTCATCGTGGACCTCGTGCAGATGCTCAGCCGCGTCCCGCGCATCATCCTGCTCATCCTCAAGACAAACGACCTCacgcgcagcctcgacgagaaCCTGCAGACGCGGCAGGGCCCGATCCGCAGCTTCATGATCCTCGCGCGGTACTGCACGCGGACCGTCTTCCACGAGCAGCTCGAAGAGATCCGGGCCAAGGGCTCCCTTCTGTGGCCGCCCAATGCGGTGAGGGTATTTGCCGCGTGGTTGGGGTACCTGCGCGTCGAGGTCAAGCTCGAGGCGTTTGAGCTGTGGCTCGGCGTGAAGCGGGTGCTTGGGGTGAGGAGCGCGCAGTTTAGCAGCACGAGTCCGCTGCAGCAATGA
- a CDS encoding uncharacterized protein (EggNog:ENOG503P732) produces MQQRKDSDKTAGNMLSFTPTPIFSGTWGHHRPSVSSPLSSSPIRATSPLSPIHENTLSQRQTQSSPIQPPKFKYAARPTRPNPVVRRRELAQESRRHTFLQSVRQKSDDRAWQRRDIEGQFLRTSWLDDRGRLARDAPDFTEADIDNAMAFHEEVEQPHENDTVMDTNPEDEELEAMLASYEQQQLTPSQRPPSPTLSDEDYDDIFAELISQEQSRPEFSQNSSDHMDMS; encoded by the exons ATGCAACAGCGTAAAGATAGCGACAAAACTGCCGGAAACATGCTCTCCTTTACCCCGACACCCATCTTTTCCGGCACATggggccatcatcgcccgtCGGTCTCGTCGCCACTATCATCCTCTCCCATTCGCGCGACGtctcccctctccccgaTTCACGAGAACACGCTCTCGCAGCGCCAGACGCAGTCGTCTCCCATACAGCCTCCAAAATTCAAGTACGCGGCGCGTCCGACGCGTCCGAATCCCGTAGTTCGGAGACGCGAACTCGCACAAGAGTCAAGACGACACACGTTTTTGCAGAGCGTGCGCCAAAAATCCGACGATAGGGCATGGCAAAGACGGGACATTGAGGGCCAG TTTCTCAGAACAAGCTGGCTGGACGACCGTGGCCGCTTGGCGCGTGACGCGCCCGATTTTACAGAGGCGGACATCGACAACGCCATGGCCTTTCACGAGGAAGTCGAGCAGCCACATGAGAATGACACGGTCATGGACACGAATccggaggacgaggagctcgaagCCATGCTAGCGTCCTACGAGCAACAGCAGCTCACACCTTCCCAACGGCCACCATCTCCAACGCTTTCGGACGAAGACTATGACGACATCTTCGCCGAGCTGATATCACAAGAGCAGTCGCGGCCGGAGTTTTCACAAAACTCTTCTGACCATATGGATATGAGTTAA